The Halomonas sp. 7T genome contains a region encoding:
- a CDS encoding LrgB family protein codes for MPARLLSTLTTTPLFAVGLTLAAFLLGSVLFNRLKKPSWLPAILIAALLLAATIAVLGVPYATYQQGATWLTILLGPATVALGMPLYQQLPRIRELWRPLVVCLPIAAMLAASYALLIGWLMGSSQHILASIAAKSVTAPIAIGITEQLGGSVALLMGALLLTGVVTIPFVSFCAKLLNIDDERIIGFALGLNGHAIGTVRAFELSPTAGAFASLGMSLTGILTALLLPLAWRLIGIAG; via the coding sequence ATGCCTGCTAGACTTCTGAGTACCCTAACCACTACCCCTCTGTTTGCTGTCGGTTTAACGCTCGCCGCTTTTTTACTTGGCAGCGTACTTTTCAATCGTCTGAAAAAGCCTTCATGGCTACCGGCAATTTTAATTGCCGCGCTGCTATTAGCAGCGACCATCGCGGTGCTCGGCGTGCCCTACGCGACGTATCAGCAGGGGGCTACGTGGCTCACGATACTGCTAGGGCCCGCGACCGTGGCGTTAGGCATGCCTCTCTACCAGCAGTTGCCACGCATTCGTGAGTTATGGCGCCCTCTGGTGGTGTGCCTACCTATCGCGGCTATGCTTGCCGCTAGCTACGCCTTACTCATCGGTTGGTTAATGGGCAGCAGCCAGCATATCCTCGCCTCTATTGCCGCTAAATCAGTCACCGCGCCTATCGCTATTGGCATTACCGAACAGCTGGGTGGCAGCGTGGCGCTGCTGATGGGGGCACTATTGTTGACCGGTGTGGTGACTATTCCGTTTGTCAGCTTTTGCGCAAAACTGCTAAATATCGATGATGAGCGAATTATCGGCTTCGCTCTTGGCCTTAACGGCCATGCTATTGGCACCGTGCGGGCATTTGAACTCAGCCCAACGGCGGGGGCTTTTGCCTCACTCGGCATGAGCTTAACCGGCATATTAACCGCTCTGCTGCTACCACTTGCTTGGCGGCTTATCGGCATCGCCGGTTGA
- the fba gene encoding class II fructose-bisphosphate aldolase (catalyzes the reversible aldol condensation of dihydroxyacetonephosphate and glyceraldehyde 3-phosphate in the Calvin cycle, glycolysis, and/or gluconeogenesis), with product MALISMRQMLDHAAEYGYGIPAFNVNNLEQMRAIMEAADATDSPVIVQASAGARKYAGAPFLRHLILAAVEEFPHIPVVMHQDHGTSPAVCQRSIQLGFSSVMMDGSLGEDGKTPMDYDYNVDVTRRTVDMAHACGVSVEGELGCLGSLETGMAGEEDGIGAEGKLDMEQLLTDPEEAAAFVKATQVDALAIAIGTSHGAYKFTKPPTGDTLSIQRIKEIHARIPDTHLVMHGSSSVPQEWLEVINQYGGNIPETYGVPVSEIVEGIKHGVRKVNIDTDLRLASTGAVRRFLAENPSEFDPRKFLKETVSAMRDLCIARYEAFGTAGNASKIKPINLEAMFERYARGELDPKVK from the coding sequence ATGGCTTTGATCAGCATGCGCCAAATGCTCGACCACGCTGCCGAATATGGCTACGGCATTCCAGCATTTAACGTTAATAACCTTGAGCAGATGCGCGCCATTATGGAAGCCGCTGATGCTACCGATTCACCAGTGATCGTGCAGGCTTCTGCTGGCGCACGTAAGTACGCGGGTGCCCCTTTCCTACGCCATCTGATTTTGGCAGCGGTGGAAGAGTTTCCGCATATTCCAGTGGTGATGCACCAGGATCACGGCACTAGCCCTGCGGTTTGCCAGCGCTCCATACAGCTGGGCTTCTCTTCAGTGATGATGGACGGCTCTTTGGGTGAAGATGGCAAAACGCCCATGGACTATGACTACAACGTTGATGTTACCCGCCGTACCGTCGACATGGCGCATGCCTGCGGCGTTTCCGTCGAGGGCGAGCTAGGCTGTCTCGGCAGCCTGGAAACCGGCATGGCCGGCGAAGAAGATGGCATTGGGGCGGAAGGCAAACTGGATATGGAGCAGCTGCTAACCGACCCCGAAGAAGCCGCCGCGTTTGTAAAGGCCACCCAGGTTGATGCACTGGCTATTGCCATTGGCACCAGTCACGGCGCTTATAAATTCACTAAGCCGCCCACTGGCGATACGCTCTCCATTCAGCGCATTAAAGAAATTCATGCGCGGATTCCTGACACCCATCTGGTCATGCACGGCTCCTCTTCCGTGCCTCAGGAGTGGCTTGAGGTCATTAACCAGTACGGTGGTAACATCCCGGAAACGTATGGCGTGCCGGTGTCAGAAATCGTCGAAGGCATCAAGCACGGTGTGCGCAAGGTCAATATCGACACCGACTTACGCTTAGCTTCTACCGGCGCAGTACGCCGCTTTCTGGCCGAAAACCCCTCTGAGTTTGACCCGCGCAAATTCTTGAAAGAAACCGTCTCGGCGATGCGTGATCTTTGCATCGCTCGTTATGAGGCCTTTGGCACAGCGGGTAATGCGAGCAAAATCAAACCGATTAACCTCGAAGCGATGTTTGAGCGCTACGCACGCGGTGAGCTGGACCCTAAAGTGAAATAA
- a CDS encoding type I glyceraldehyde-3-phosphate dehydrogenase: MANSTPTYRIAINGYGRIGQCVLRALVERNHPELEVVAINELSDLATITYLTRYDTTHGRFPGDVDHDGEALLINGQRIHVLCEPDPKALPWAALDIDLVLECSGSFKDRATAELHLAAGAKRLLFSQPAESDVDATIVWGINEHKLALSQRILSAASCTTNCLVPLLTVLDEALELEHGVTTTIHSAMNDQPVIDAYHQTDLRLTRSAMQSIVPVDTGLAVGISRLMPSLAGRFECLHVRVPTINVSAMDVALSVRRDTNAEQVNALLRTASAERLAGVLGYTEAPMASIDFNHDPRSGILDATQTRVAGTRLIKLLCWFDNEWGFANRMLDISQRLASLEAGHAD, from the coding sequence ATGGCTAACTCAACACCCACGTATCGTATCGCCATCAATGGCTATGGGCGTATTGGTCAATGCGTGCTTAGGGCACTGGTTGAGCGCAACCATCCCGAGCTTGAGGTGGTCGCCATTAATGAGCTTTCTGACCTCGCAACGATTACCTATCTGACCCGCTACGACACTACCCACGGACGTTTTCCAGGCGACGTGGATCACGATGGCGAAGCGCTGCTGATCAATGGCCAGCGAATCCACGTGCTGTGTGAACCTGACCCCAAGGCGCTGCCCTGGGCAGCTCTGGATATCGACCTAGTGCTCGAGTGCTCTGGCAGCTTCAAAGATCGTGCCACGGCGGAACTACATCTGGCAGCAGGCGCTAAGCGGCTACTGTTTTCTCAGCCCGCTGAAAGCGATGTGGATGCCACGATTGTGTGGGGCATTAACGAACACAAGCTAGCGCTTTCCCAGCGCATTCTTTCGGCAGCCTCTTGCACAACCAACTGCTTAGTGCCGCTGCTGACCGTACTGGATGAAGCGCTCGAACTGGAGCACGGTGTCACCACCACCATCCATTCGGCCATGAATGACCAGCCGGTGATTGATGCTTACCATCAAACCGATTTGCGGCTGACCCGATCTGCCATGCAGTCGATCGTACCGGTAGACACCGGCTTAGCTGTGGGCATCAGCCGCCTGATGCCAAGCTTAGCCGGGCGTTTTGAGTGCTTGCATGTGCGTGTACCGACCATCAATGTATCAGCGATGGATGTGGCATTAAGTGTGCGCCGAGATACGAATGCCGAACAGGTCAACGCTCTGCTGCGTACCGCCAGTGCGGAGCGACTTGCCGGTGTACTCGGCTATACGGAAGCTCCCATGGCATCGATTGATTTTAATCACGACCCGCGCTCTGGCATCCTAGACGCTACCCAAACGCGCGTCGCAGGCACGCGCTTGATTAAACTGCTGTGCTGGTTTGACAACGAATGGGGCTTCGCCAACCGCATGCTGGATATCAGCCAGCGGTTGGCGTCTCTAGAAGCGGGACACGCTGACTAG
- a CDS encoding phosphoglycerate kinase yields MNVQKMTDLPLEGQRVLIREDLNVPIKHGRVSSDARLRAALPTIQAAAKAGAKVMLMSHLGRPTEGEPAEEFSLAPVAEHLGQLLGSPVNLINDYLDTVPSLNNGDVVLLENVRFNRGEKKDDEQLAKQYAALCDVFVMDAFGTAHRAQASTHGVARFAPQACAGPLLAQELDALEKALANPARPMAAIVGGSKVSTKLDVLTALADKCDQLIVGGGIANTFIAAAGYNVGKSLYEADLIGQAKALMDKVSIPLPTDVVVATEFSESADAVVKPVDQVADNEMILDIGPDTAAHLANLLKDAGTILWNGPVGVFEIDQFGKGTQVIAHAIADSAGFSIAGGGDTLAAIDKYAIAERVSYISTGGGAFLEYVEGKPLPAVTALEAAALRN; encoded by the coding sequence ATGAACGTGCAAAAAATGACTGACCTGCCCTTGGAAGGGCAGCGTGTGCTAATTCGTGAAGATTTGAATGTACCCATCAAGCATGGCCGTGTTTCCAGCGATGCACGTCTGCGAGCAGCGCTGCCTACCATTCAAGCCGCCGCCAAAGCAGGCGCCAAAGTGATGCTGATGAGCCATTTAGGTCGCCCCACCGAAGGAGAACCCGCTGAAGAGTTTTCGCTAGCCCCAGTGGCCGAGCATCTGGGCCAACTACTGGGCAGCCCGGTCAACTTAATCAACGACTACCTCGACACGGTTCCGTCGCTCAATAATGGCGATGTGGTGCTGCTTGAGAACGTACGTTTCAACCGTGGCGAGAAGAAAGACGACGAGCAGCTGGCCAAGCAGTATGCCGCACTATGTGATGTGTTTGTGATGGATGCCTTTGGCACCGCCCACCGTGCTCAGGCATCCACCCATGGCGTCGCTCGCTTTGCTCCCCAAGCCTGTGCAGGCCCACTACTGGCCCAGGAGCTCGACGCTCTTGAGAAAGCACTGGCGAATCCAGCGCGCCCTATGGCAGCCATTGTCGGCGGCTCTAAGGTCTCCACCAAGCTAGACGTGCTCACCGCGCTTGCCGATAAGTGCGACCAGCTGATTGTAGGTGGCGGCATCGCCAACACCTTTATTGCGGCGGCAGGCTATAATGTGGGCAAATCGCTTTATGAGGCCGATTTGATTGGCCAAGCTAAGGCGCTGATGGACAAGGTTTCCATACCGCTGCCCACCGATGTGGTGGTGGCCACTGAGTTCTCTGAATCAGCGGACGCCGTGGTTAAGCCCGTGGACCAAGTTGCGGATAACGAGATGATTCTCGATATCGGCCCTGACACAGCAGCCCATCTGGCCAACCTGCTTAAAGATGCCGGCACTATCTTGTGGAACGGCCCAGTGGGTGTATTTGAAATTGACCAGTTCGGCAAAGGTACCCAGGTAATCGCTCATGCCATCGCCGATAGCGCAGGTTTCTCGATTGCCGGTGGCGGTGATACCTTAGCGGCTATCGATAAATATGCCATTGCTGAGCGTGTTTCCTATATTTCCACAGGTGGCGGCGCGTTTCTTGAGTACGTTGAAGGTAAGCCGCTGCCTGCCGTCACCGCGCTCGAAGCGGCTGCTCTGCGCAATTAA